In the Phaseolus vulgaris cultivar G19833 chromosome 7, P. vulgaris v2.0, whole genome shotgun sequence genome, one interval contains:
- the LOC137830009 gene encoding LOB domain-containing protein 16-like: protein MASATTANDAASASSFGSPCGACKFLRRKCAADCIFAPYFCSQQGPARFAAIHKVFGASNVSKLLLRIPDNDRFEAMVTIAYEAQARIRDPVYGCVSHIFALQQQVASLQAELVQMKAQLDQNQMVCRNLENHWSENVGQPLNPLCPTSMNNPISPQSSLDSIDYSSSMNDGMSMQDVQSGEDFSFQACSWKRSYNNDLGELQELALRMMRKCD, encoded by the exons ATGGCTTCTGCAACAACTGCAAATGACGCTGCTTCGGCTTCTTCCTTTGGATCTCCCTGCGGGGCATGCAAGTTCCTGCGAAGAAAATGTGCTGCTGACTGCATCTTTGCACCCTACTTTTGCTCCCAACAAGGACCTGCTAGATTCGCAGCCATTCATAAGGTTTTCGGGGCTAGCAACGTTTCCAAGTTGCTCTTGCGTATACCAGATAACGATCGTTTTGAGGCAATGGTCACAATCGCTTACGAAGCCCAAGCTCGCATCAGAGACCCTGTTTACGGTTGTGTCTCCCATATATTCGCCTTGCAGCAACAG GTAGCAAGCCTGCAGGCAGAGCTAGTGCAAATGAAGGCACAGCTGGATCAGAACCAGATGGTTTGTAGGAACTTGGAGAATCATTGGTCGGAGAATGTTGGACAACCATTGAATCCATTATGTCCCACTTCCATGAATAACCCTATTTCTCCTCAGAGCTCACTTGATTCAATTGATTACAGCAGCAGTATGAATGATGGAATGAGCATGCAAGATGTACAAAGCGGAGAGGATTTCTCATTCCAAGCTTGTTCTTGGAAAAGATCATATAACAATGACTTGGGTGAGCTGCAAGAATTGGCACTCAGGATGATGAGGAAGTGTGATTAG